In Equus przewalskii isolate Varuska chromosome 15, EquPr2, whole genome shotgun sequence, a single genomic region encodes these proteins:
- the UQCC5 gene encoding ubiquinol-cytochrome c reductase complex assembly factor 5 produces MFSRAQVRRVLQWVPGKQRLGVYRFLPFFFVLGGTMEWIMIKVRVGQETFYDVYRRKASERQYQRRLEDAPETELQQSIKIQI; encoded by the exons ATGTTTTCCAGGGCCCAGGTGAGGCGGGTTCTGCAGTGGGTGCCCGGAAAGCAGCGACTCGGCGTCTACCGGTTCCTGCCCTTCTTTTTTGTCCTGGGAGGAACAATGGAGTGGATCATGATTAAAGTGCGCGTGGGCCAGGAGACCTTCT ATGATGTCTACCGTAGAAAAGCCTCAGAAAGACAGTATCAGAGACGGCTGGAAGATGCACCAGAGACTGAACTTCAGCAATCAATAAA aattcAGATTTAA
- the NT5DC2 gene encoding 5'-nucleotidase domain-containing protein 2, with protein sequence MAGAGLRAAARRWLPCGGQGGPRAASSSPSCPGCGPPGPGAHCPGAPRSAPAPAPTGGAELSAHLWARYQDMRRLVHDLLPPEVCSLLNPAAIYANNEISLRDVEVYGFDYDYTLAQYADALHPEIFSAARDILIEHYKYPEGIRKYDYNPSFAIRGLHYDIQKSLLMKIDAFHYVQLGTAYRGLQPVPDEEVIDLYGGTQHIPLYQMSGFYGKGPSIKQFMDIFSLPEMALLSCVVDYFLGHSLEFDQAHLYKDVTDAIRDVHVKGLMYQWIEQDMEKYILRGDETFAVLSRLVAHGKQLFLITNSPFSFVDKGMRHMVGPDWRQLFDVVIVQADKPSFFTDRRKPFRKLDEKGSLQWDRITSLEKGKIYRQGNLFDFLRLTEWRGPRVLYFGDHLYSDLADLMLRHGWRTGAIIPELEREIRIINTEQYMHSLTWQQALTGLLERMQTYQDAESRQVLAAWMKERQELRCITKALFNAQFGSIFRTFHNPTYFSRRLVRFSDLYMASLSCLLNYRVDFTFYPRRTPLQHEAPLWMDQLCTGCMKTPFLGDMAHIR encoded by the exons ATGGCGGGTGCAGGGCTGCGGGCGGCCGCTCGGCGCTGGCTGCCGTGCGGAGGCCAGGGCGGCCCGCGAGCTGCCTCGTCCTCGCCCTCCTGTCCTGGCTGCGGCCCCCCAGGCCCCGGTGCCCACTGCCCGGGCGCTCCGCGCTCCGCGCCCGCCCCAGCGCCCACCGGCGGCGCCGAGCTCAGCGCGCACCTGTGGGCTCGTTACCAGGACATGCGGAGGCTGGTGCACG ATCTCCTTCCCCCTGAGGTCTGTAGCCTCCTGAACCCAGCAGCCATCTACGCCAACAACGAGATCAGCCTGCGTGATGTCGAGGTCTATGGCTTCGACTATGACTACACACTGGCCCAGTATGCAGACGCACTGCACCCAGAGATCTTCAGTGCCGCCCGTGACATCCTGATTGAGCACTACAAG TACCCAGAGGGGATTCGGAAGTATGACTACAACCCCAGCTTTGCCATCCGTGGCCTCCACTACGACATTCAGAAG AGCCTTCTGATGAAGATTGACGCTTTCCATTATGTGCAGCTGGGGACGGCCTACAG GGGCCTGCAGCCTGTGCCGGACGAGGAGGTGATTGACCTGTACGGGGGCACCCAGCACATCCCACTGTACCAGATGAGCGGCTTCTATGGCAAG GGTCCCTCCATCAAGCAGTTCATGGACATCTTCTCACTGCCGGAGATGGCACTGCTGTCCTGCGTGGTGGACTACTTCCTGGGCCACAGCCTGGAGTTTGACCAAGCGCACCTCTACAAGGATGTGACG GATGCCATTCGAGATGTGCACGTAAAAGGCCTCATGTACCAGTGGATCGAGCAGGACATGG AGAAGTATATCCTGAGAGGGGATGAGACATTCGCCGTCCTGAGCCGCCTGGTGGCCCATGGGAAACAGCTGTTCCTCATCACCAACAGTCCTTTCAGCTTTGT ggACAAGGGGATGCGGCACATGGTGGGTCCCGACTGGCGCCAACTCTTTGACGTGGTCATCGTCCAGGCAGACAAGCCCAGCTTCTTTACCGACCGGCGCAA GCCTTTCAGAAAACTTGATGAGAAGGGCTCTCTCCAGTGGGACCGTATCACCAGCCTGGAAAAGGGCAAGATCTATCGGCAG GGAAACCTGTTTGACTTCTTGCGCCTGACGGAATGGCGTGGCCCCCGCGTGCTCTACTTCGGAGACCACCTGTACAGTGACCTGGCG GATCTCATGCTGCGGCACGGCTGGCGCACAGGTGCCATCATCCCTGAGCTGGAGCGTGAGATCCGCATCATCAACACGGAGCAGTACATGCACTCACTAACGTGGCAGCAGGCTCTCACGGGGCTGCTGGAGCGCATGCAG ACCTACCAGGACGCCGAGTCGAGGCAGGTGCTGGCTGCCTGGATGAAGGAGCGGCAGGAGCTGAG GTGCATTACCAAAGCCCTGTTCAACGCTCAGTTTGGGAGCATCTTCCGCACATTCCACAACCCCACCTACTTCTCACGGCGCCTCGTGCGCTTCTCCGACCTCTACATGGCCTCCCTCAGCTGCCTGCTCAACTACCGCGTGGACTTCACCTTCTACCCGCGGCGCACACCCCTGCAGCACGAGGCGCCTCTCTGGATGGACCAGCTTTGCACCGGCTGCATGAAGACACCCTTCCTCGGCGACATGGCCCACATCCGCTGA